Proteins found in one Rubidibacter lacunae KORDI 51-2 genomic segment:
- a CDS encoding DUF695 domain-containing protein gives MSGKASEEKPFVIGRVYEDGLPLIYSFDDSMLSQATIDSFPWLTVISWNYDGTMNNGMPPTEINERMVELENELVRNFDRSSNSKWVFNRTGNNLKEFAYYIKDRDDFLKVLNSALSEHPTYPIEITFYHDPTWKEIHKLRDDFGTENSTEKGE, from the coding sequence ATGAGCGGTAAAGCTTCTGAAGAGAAACCTTTTGTAATTGGCAGAGTTTACGAAGACGGTTTGCCATTAATTTATTCGTTTGACGATTCTATGCTTTCACAAGCAACTATAGATTCTTTCCCATGGCTGACAGTGATTTCATGGAACTATGATGGAACAATGAATAATGGAATGCCTCCTACAGAAATCAACGAACGAATGGTCGAACTCGAAAATGAACTTGTAAGAAATTTTGACCGATCCTCAAACTCGAAATGGGTATTTAATCGTACTGGTAATAATTTGAAGGAGTTTGCTTACTATATTAAAGATAGAGATGATTTCTTGAAGGTACTAAACTCCGCTCTTTCAGAACATCCAACATATCCAATCGAGATAACTTTTTATCATGACCCTACCTGGAAGGAGATACATAAACTAAGAGATGATTTCGGAACTGAAAATTCTACCGAAAAAGGTGAATAA
- a CDS encoding cupin domain-containing protein yields the protein MTGSYPKKIKELPLYDGRFDAYKLEAKDTDVLFASYPAGTSIPPHVHDTDNHGIITKGELILTVDGSEHRIGVGEWYHVPAGIEHSAEFEIETDEIEFWFKSST from the coding sequence ATGACGGGAAGTTATCCAAAGAAGATTAAAGAACTACCGCTATATGATGGGCGGTTTGACGCTTACAAGTTAGAGGCCAAAGATACCGATGTCTTGTTTGCATCATACCCAGCTGGCACATCAATCCCTCCTCATGTCCACGACACGGATAACCACGGGATCATAACCAAAGGAGAGTTAATCCTTACCGTAGATGGTTCAGAGCATAGGATTGGCGTGGGAGAGTGGTACCATGTGCCTGCTGGCATCGAACATTCTGCAGAGTTTGAGATCGAGACTGATGAAATTGAGTTTTGGTTTAAGTCCAGCACATAA
- a CDS encoding SRPBCC domain-containing protein, protein MNDTKSVLSSIEIRASASAVWDVITNPDYAKVLGSEFDTNAFVESDWKLGSKVDFKYATEPEKACNTGTISKLIEEKLIQVDYRFFFFWKYAETYSLQSSDDGVVLQINAGPYGSDLPDHKVAWKNWLAKVKELSETKD, encoded by the coding sequence ATGAATGACACTAAATCAGTTTTATCAAGTATCGAAATCCGGGCATCGGCTTCAGCCGTCTGGGACGTCATTACAAACCCCGACTACGCGAAAGTTCTTGGCAGTGAGTTTGACACAAATGCATTCGTTGAGTCTGATTGGAAGCTGGGCTCAAAAGTGGACTTCAAATATGCAACCGAACCAGAAAAGGCATGCAACACGGGCACAATCTCCAAACTGATCGAAGAAAAGCTGATTCAAGTCGACTATAGGTTTTTCTTCTTTTGGAAATACGCCGAAACCTATTCGCTGCAGAGCTCCGATGACGGGGTCGTTCTTCAAATTAACGCGGGACCTTATGGGTCTGATTTGCCAGATCATAAGGTCGCTTGGAAAAACTGGCTTGCTAAAGTCAAGGAATTAAGCGAAACCAAGGACTGA